Proteins from a genomic interval of Lolium perenne isolate Kyuss_39 chromosome 1, Kyuss_2.0, whole genome shotgun sequence:
- the LOC127347789 gene encoding putative ripening-related protein 6: protein MANARLIAVVATLVILLEVSTCAVARHHGKPDPCSGEDDGSMLGTLHKHKKPGHCPSPGGGAGGTPGIMTVNGFQKGEDGGGPSECDGKYHSDKTLIVALSTRWYAGGRRCHKPIRITSKQNGRTVVARVVDECDSNHGCKDNIVDTSQAVWDALGLDSNIGEVPVTWSDA from the coding sequence ATGGCGAACGCCAGGCTTATCGCAGTCGTAGCCACGCTCGTGATCCTCCTGGAGGTGTCAACGTGCGCCGTGGCCCGGCACCATGGCAAGCCGGACCCGTGCAGCGGCGAGGACGACGGATCCATGCTGGGTACGCTGCACAAGCACAAGAAGCCGGGACACTGCCCGTCGCCGGGCGGTGGTGCCGGTGGCACCCCTGGCATCATGACGGTGAACGGGTTCCAGAAAGGGGAGGACGGCGGAGGGCCATCGGAGTGCGACGGCAAGTACCACAGCGATAAGACCTTGATTGTGGCACTGTCGACGCGGTGGTACGCTGGCGGGCGGCGGTGCCACAAGCCGATCCGCATCACGAGCAAGCAAAACGGGCGCACCGTGGTGGCCCGAGTGGTGGACGAGTGCGACTCCAACCATGGCTGCAAGGACAATATTGTGGACACCTCTCAGGCCGTGTGGGATGCGCTTGGGCTCGACAGCAACATCGGCGAGGTGCCCGTCACCTGGTCCGACGCATGA